In Microbulbifer agarilyticus, the DNA window GCACGGTGTAGCTGGTTTTGCGTCCCTTGCCGGAAGACTGGCGGCGCTTCACGCGCTGATCGATGGAATAAGCGTACTGGGCGTTGGGGCCGGAAGCGCTCGGAATCAGCAGGGTCTGGCCTGCACGGATTCTGCTGCCGCGCAGTTTGTTGGCCTGCTGAATCGCGGCGATCGTGGTTTCGTAGCGGCGCGCAATGACCGACAGCGAGTCGCCGTTGGCTACCCGGTAGTGCTGCCAGCTTACGCGCTGATCGGCAGGTAGCTTGTCCAGGGCTTCAACGAACCGTGTACTCTTTTCATGGGGAACCAGCAGTCGGTGATTGCCTTCGGGATCTGTCGCCCAGCGGTTATAGCCGGGGTTCAGCAGGTACAACTCTTCAATCTCCACACCAGCGAGATCTGCCGCCTGGGCGAGGTCAATCTGGCTGCCCACGTTTACTGCAGCGTAATAGGGTTCGTTACCCACATCGTGCAGCGGCACCTTGTAGTGGTTTGGGCGGGAGACCACTTCCGCTAGCGCCAGAAGTTGTGGCACGTAGCGGCGGGTTTCGCGAGGGAGCTTCAGATCCCAGAAACTGGTGCCCTTACCGGCGCGCGCATTGCGCTCGCGCGCGCGGCGTACAGTACCTTCGCCGGCGTTGTAGGCCGCGAGTACTAAAAGCCAATCGTTATCGAACTTGGCGGCCAGGTAGTTGAAGTACTCGGAGGCCGCGCGGGTGGACTCCACCACATCGCGGCGGCCGTCATACCACCAGTTCTGGTGCAAGCCAAAAGAGCGTCCGGTCGCGGGAATGAACTGCCACATCCCGGAGGCTTGTGCGTGGGAATAGGCGAAAGGATCGTAGGCGCTCTCGACGATGGGGAGTAGGGCAAATTCGAGCGGGATGTTTTCCTGCTCCAGTTGCTCGGCCACGTGGAAGATATAGCGGCGGGAGCGCTCGGTAACCCGGGCCATATAGCCCTGGTTAGAGGAAAAATATTTTACGTAGTCCTGGACCTTTGGGCGGTTTGTTTCGCGATCCAAGGTAAAACCCTGGCGGAGGCGGTGCCAAATGTCGTTATTGGCCAGTGCGGGTTCAGCGGCATTGAGAATATTCTCGCTGATGGCGCTGTCCATACTCGGCATGGAATCCACGCCGTCAGCCGGTTCAATCTGGGCGGTTTTCGCCGGGGTGGGTGCAGAGTCAATCTGGGTGCAGGCCCCTACCGCTGTTGCCAACAGCGCAACAGCAAACTTTTTATAAACCATTCTGGTATCCGAGGTCTGTAATTATCTCTTTGCTCTGCACCGAACTGGCCAGGAATCTTGGGCGGATGCTGCCAAGGCGTCGTTATTTTTGATGCCGGCAGGCCCTAGAAGAGGCGTCGTTGAATAATGCGCATGAGCTTTGTTGTGTAATTGTCTGATTCTAAAGAGGAGGGTGAGTCCTGGTCAATGCGATTTGGTCAAAAAACGTCCTTCTGTTGGCGCAAATTGGCGAAAATTTCGACAGGGTTCGCATTCTTCGGCAGACCTTTTGCCTGCGCCTGTAGGCGTATATCTGGATCGTCGGTGCGCAGGAACGGGTTAGTGGCGCGCTCCAGCTCAATGTTCGAGGGGAGGGTTGGCTCTCCGCGTGCGCGGATGGCTTCCGCATTCTGTTGGCGATCGCGCAGGCGTGAATTATTGGCGTCGACGGCGAGGGCAAATTCGAGGTTCGCCAGTGTGTACTCGTGGGCGCAGTAGACACGAGTGTCGCCCGGCAGCGCTGCCAGGCGTGACAGTGACTGATACATCTGGCTCGGCGTGCCCTCGAACAGTCGGCCGCAGCCGCCGGCAAACAGGGTGTCACCACAGAACAGGTGTATCGTTTCACCGTCCGTCAAAACCAGTGCGATATGGTCCAGGGTGTGGCCTGGCACCGCGAGCACCTCACAGGGCGCGCCCAGCAGGTTAAAGTGGTCGCCGTCACGCAGCGGGTGGGTGACTCCTTCAATAGTGGCGGGACCGTAAACGGGGCAGTTAAAAGCCGCAGTGAGCGCTGCGACGCCTCCGGTGTGGTCGAAATGGTGGTGGGTCAGCAGTATGCCGTTTAACGGCTTGCCTGCGAGTGCTGCCATGACAGGAGTCGCATCGCCGGGATCGACTACCCAGTGTTCGTCACTCTGTTGTAAGTGCCAGATATAGTTATCGTTAAATGCTGGGATGGGGCGGATTGTGATCATTAGCTGTCCCCGCTAACCTAAGGATGATTGGCGCAACATTAGCACAGCCTGCATGGTCATTTGTGCACTTGGTGAGATAGGGTATTCTGACTTCTGACCGAATATCCATGCCCGCCGTATGTGGGCCTCTGTGCTGATTGTCACAATATAGGAGCTGGAGATGACTAGGATGCCGGAAAATCCGGAAAAACATTCCCTGTTCTATCGCGGGAAAGCGCCTATTTCTCCGCTGGCAGATTCCTGTCCGGCGTTAAGTGACTGGTTCGACAGTGGTCTTGGCCGGGAAATTCTCACCCAGCAGCTGGCGCTGGTGCAGCCAGTAGTGGAGGGAATGTTCGGCTATCACCTGATGCAGGCGAGCGTGGCGCGACAAGTCGATTTCGCCGCGTGCAGTCGCATCAATCACCGGTTCAAATTGAGCCCCTGTGCGGAAGGACAGGGGGCGGCGCTGGTGGAATTTGAGCAGTTGCCGCTGCCGTCTGAGTCAATTGATGTGGCTGTGCTGCACCATCTGCTGGACTTCTCTCCTCAGCCCCATCAGGTGCTGAGAGAAGCTGCGCGGGTATTGATTCCCGGCGGGCATATGGTACTTATTGGATTCAATCCTTTCTCCCTGCTGGGGCTCGCGCGGTTGTTTGGCGGTTCCAGTCCCTACCAGCTGGGTAACCAGTTGCGCGCGGCGCGGATCGAGGATTGGATGAACCTGTTGGACCTGCAGTCCGGACAGGTGGAGCGCGGATTTTTCCGTATGCCGCTCAATCATGGGGACCTGCTCTCCAAGACTTCCTGGATGGAGCGGGTGGGTACGCGCTGGCACTTGCCGTGGGGCGGCTTTTACATCATAGTCGCGCGCAAAGAAGTGGCGCGGATGCGCACCATTAAGCTCAACTGGCGAGGCGAAAAGAAACCTGCCCTGAGCGCAGTGCCGAGCAGTCCACGGGTGGCTGCCCGGGGGCGCCACCACAAGCAAGGCCGCCACAATAAGTGACGAGCCCAAACAGGTTGTACCAGAGTGAAGCTGTACCAAAACGGAGTGCAGCTCCAATAATTTCATAATGAGAACGCATTGAAACAAGTCACCATTTATACCGATGGCGCTTGCCGGGGTAATCCCGGTCCGGGCGGTTGGGGCGTATTGCTGATGAGCGGTGACGCCGAAAAAGAGTTGTGCGGGGGTGAGTCTATGACCACCAATAATCGCATGGAGCTGATGGCCGCAATTCAGGCATTACAGGCGCTGAATCAGCACTGTCGCGTCGACCTGCATACGGACTCACAATATGTGCGTCAGGGCATTACCGGTTGGATTCACAACTGGAAAAAGAATGGTTGGAAAACCGCAAACAAAAAACCAGTGAAAAATGCCGACTTGTGGCAGGAGCTGGATAGCGCGATTGGCGAACACGACGTGCACTGGCACTGGGTGAAGGGGCACGCCGGTGACCCGGGCAATGAGCGGGCAGATGCGCTGGCGAACCGCGGAATTGACGAATTGGGGGCCTGTTAAAGCATGCGGCAAATTGTTCTGGATACCGAAACCACCGGTCTTGATCCCAAGTCAGGGCATCGCATTATTGAGATTGGTTGCGTAGAGCTGATCAACCGCAAATTGACCGGCCGTCACTACCACCAGTACATCAATCCCGAGCGCGAAGTCGACGATGGCGCAATTGAGGTGCACGGCATCACCAACGAGTTCCTCGTTGATAAGCCCATCTTCTCGCAGGTGGTCGACGAGTTTATGACCTTCTGTGATGGTGCCGAGTTGGTCATTCATAACGCACCATTTGACGTTGGGTTTATCGATGCAGAGCTAAAGCGCTTGAGGAGTCCTCGCTGGCAAAACGTTGCCGCACATTGCGGAGTGCTGGATACCCTGGCCCTGGCGCGAGAAAAGCATCCGGGTCAGAAGAACAATCTGGACGCCCTGTGTAAGCGTTACTTCGTGGATAATTCCCAGCGCGACCTTCACGGCGCTTTGCTGGATGCGGAGATCCTTGCCGACGTCTATCTGATTATGACTGGCGGCCAAACGGACCTGTTGGCCAGTAACGATGCGTCCGGTGATACGGATCAGAAGCAGGAGGCAAGTGCTTTGGAGGCGGGTGCTATTCGTCGTCTCAGCGGTGAGCGGGCGTCCCTCAATGTGGTGCGTGCAAATGAACAGGAGCTAGATGCGCACGCTGCGTTTCTGGCGATGCTGGAAAAATCCGGCGGAAAGCATTTCTGGTAGTTGAGTGCGTTGTGTTTGAATCGTATGCACGTATCAGCATGAAATAAAAAAGGGGCCAAGGGCCCCTTTTTTATTTCATGTGGTTTTGTTTCATATGGCTCGGCGAATACTCAGATCGCAAATACTACGCAGATCAGTGCGACCACAGTCAGCACGAGAGTGTAGGGCAGGGCCATCACCACCATGCGGCCGTAGGACAGGCGAATCAGTGGTGCCAGTGCGGAAGTCAGCAGGAACAGGAAGGCCGCCTGGCCATTGGGTGTGGCAACACTCGGCAGGTTAGTGCCGGTGTTAATCGCAATCGCCAGCTTGTCGAAATGTTCGCGGGTAATATCGCCGGCGAGCAACGCGTCCTTCACCTCATTAATGTAGACGGTCGCCACGAACACGTTGTCACTGATCATAGAGAGCACACCGTTGGCCAGGAATAGGGTGCCCGGCTGTTGCTCCGGTTCCAGGCTCAGCACAAAGTGGGTGATCGGCGCGAACAGGTGTTGTTGGTGAATCACCGCAACAATGGCGAAGAACACCACCAGTAACGCGGTGAAGGGGAGGGCTTCTTCAAACGCGTGGCCGATCCGCGGTTCCTGGATAACACCGTTAAAAGCGGTGAGCAGCACGATGATCATCAGCCCAATAATGCCTACTTCGGCCACATGAAAGGCTAGGGAAAGCACCAGAATTACCGCAACGATGCCCTGAACCCAGAGTTCGACCACGTCGCGCTGGGTGCGCTTCTGTTCCTGTTCGGTGGCGAAATTGGAAAGTACTTCGCGCACTGCGTCAGGCAGTTTGGCGCCGTAACCGAAGACTTTGGCTTTCTCCAGCAGGAAGCAGGTTGTCAGGCCAGCGGCGAACGCGGGAATGGTTACCGGGGCCATCTGCTGGAAAAACTGTACGAAGTCCCAGCCGGCTTTTTCTGCGATCAGCAGGTTTTGCGGTTCGCCTACCAGGGTGCATACACCACCCAGCGCAGTGCCAACGGCTCCGTGCATAATGAGGCTGCGCAAAAAGGCGCGGAACTGGTCCAGATCGGAACGGTGGTATTCAACCACGTGGTCGTCGTGGGAGTGGTCGTGATCCGAATGAGCTGGGCGATTGGAAGCTGTCTTGTGGTAAACCGCGTAGAAGCCCACCGCAACAGCGATCAGTACGGCGGTGACTGTCAGGGCATCCAGGAATGCGGACAACACTGCGGAAACACCGCAAAACAGCAGTGATAAAGTTGTCTTGGAACGAATGCCGACGAGGAGCTTGGTAAACACGTAAAGCAGCAGGCTCTTCATAAAGTAGATGCCGGCCACCATAAACATCAGCAGGAGAATAACCTGCAGGTTTTCTTTTACTTCGTGGTAGACCGCGTCGCTGCTGGTGAGGCCGAGCAGTACCGCTTCAATGGCGAGCAGGCCGCCGGGCTGAAGCGGGTAGCATTTGAGGGCCATGGCCAGAGTGAAGATAAATTCACCAATCAGAACCCAGCCGGCCACAAATGGGGAGGTGGCGTAGAGAAGGATTGGGTTCAGGATCAGGAACAGGGCGATGGTCAGCTTGTACCAGTCCGGCGCTTCCCCGAGGAAGTTGGCGGTAAATGCACGGGCCATGCCGCCACCCGCCGTGGGCAGAGTATCGTTTAGAGAGTTCATTTTTGTTACTTCCCTGGTCCTCTGAGTGCCCTTTCCCGCGGTCGCCGGGATTTCGGCGGGGGAAAGTACCGATTTCGACCCCAAAAATCAATTGGTTTTACCTGCTGTGACCCGGTTTAGACTATGCGTCCGCTATTTTGTCGATTGATCGGTGGAAATGAATTGATTTAATCTGGAAACTTCTACGGTTGTGTACAAGTGAGCCAGTTTCCGGGGGTTGGGCTACGGCCTGGGGAAGCTGGGGTAAAAATAATGAAAATTGCAGTGGTGTAGGCAATGAGTGGATTGCGTGAAATCAATCTGACTTCCATCAGTCTGGTCAAAGACGAGCTGGTTGCGAGTATTGAGGGGGCTACTGGCCATCTGGACCAGTTCGCGGTAGATCTGGCGGATAAGGTAGCGCTGGAAAAGTGTATCCAGGGGCTTCGCCAGGTGACCGGTGTATTGCAAATGGTCCAGCTGAGCGCGGCGGAGCTGCTTGCCCAGGAAATGCTGAGTGCGATGGGGGATCTGCTTCAGGACCGCCAGCAATCTCCGCAGGACCTGTTGGAGAGCTTGGGGACCGCGTTTTACGTGCTAACCCGCTACCTCGACTTCGTGCAGAGCCGTGCAGCACCCCGCCCGGAGCTGTTGGTTCCCTATATCAACAGTCTTCGACTGGCTCGTGCTCAGGCACCGGTGCCCGAAAGTCATTTCCTGCGTTGCCGCCTGGACGCCACCGTCCCGGGTGCGGTTTCTTCGGCAGTGATGTCCGAGGACCTGAAAACCTTTGTGCGACGCTTCCGCCATATGTATCAGGTTGGATTGCTGGCGCTGCTCAAGGGCAAGCCCCGCGGTCCGGCCTACACCATGATGGCCCGCGCACTTCAGCGTATTGCCAGCGTTTGCGCTGGCCGCCCCAACGGCAAGTTGTGGTCGGTTGCGGGTGCAGCGTTTGCCGCCATGGCAAGCCGCGAGATGCTGGTGAACCGTCAACGGGTTATGGTTTTCAGCATGCTCGACCGTCGACTGCGCAACATCTGCCGCGACGGTGACACCGTGCTGGATCAACCTGCACCACCGGTACTGATCAAAGAGTGTCTCTACTGGCTGGCCCTGGCTGGGCCGTCGGGGCAGGGCGAAAAGCTGCTTCAGGTATTCAGCGTGCGCCCGTTGGACTATCGCGAGCCTGAACTGGAGCGCGATCGGGCGAGTCTGGGAGGGCCGGGCGCTACGGCCATTGCCGCTGTTGCCAACGCGCTGGAGGAGGAGCTTTCCGGTGTGCGCCGCCTGCTGGATGATGCCGAAATGGTCGGTGTGATTGCAGGCGACGATGAAGGTGGTCTTGTAGATACCCTGCGGCGTATTTCTAACACCCTGATCATGCTGAACTTCCGCCGAATTGGTGAAAATTTGGGCGGCTCACTCAGTGCCTATCAGAATTGTGCCCAGGTTGGTGGGCGAGCGGCGGACAACGCATTGCAACAGTTGACCAATCAGATCCTGGCCGTGGACAGCACCATTCGTTCTATGCGCCAGCGCTCCACTATCGAGCTGGATGAGAGCGGTCAGGCAGACGTTGAGCTCGAACGCAGTCAGCTGGAAGACGCTGAGCTGGCGGTGCTGAAGGAAGCCGAGGCAGGGCTCGCATTGATTAAGCGTGCGCTGGGGTCCTATGCGGAATCCGACTATGACCATGGCCACATTCGCAACGTATCCACCACGCTGAACAGTGTGCGTGGAGGCTTGGTGGTCTTGAGCTTGAGCCGTGCGGCGGCGGTGGTTGAGCGATTGGCGCACTTTGTCGACGCGGTGATCGATCAGGCCAATACCGCTCCGGCGGTTGAGCAGTCGCTGGAAACGTTTGCCGACGCGATTATTAGCCTGGAGTACTACCTGAACGAAGTGAAAATGCACCGTCAGGTGGATATGCAGTCTCTGGATTTGGCGGTAGAGAGCCTGGAGGCTCTGGGTTATCCGGTTGAGGTTGCCTGAGACGAGTCTCTGGTGCAGTCTTGCCTAAATGACCTGAGTTCAGAGTCTGTCTGATGCCTGACTTCAATCCTGCGGCGACTGTATTACCGCACCCCGAGTTCCACTGGCACATAGTGGTTTCCAATGGTGAAGTCCTCTGCGGTGAGCGGGGGCCTTTGCACTCCATATTGCCCATTAGCCTGTCTGCCGGTGAGCTGGCGACCCATTATCTGGGTGATTGGGCGGGCAAACCCTGTGCGGTGCACCACCTGCCGTTGCGCCTGGCATTGCCCGGTTGCGAGTGGCGCGGTTTGCGCGCGCTGCTGGGGGCCGTCGAAGAATCCCAGTTTCTATTACTGGGGCGCGCCATGCAGGTAGCAAGCTGGGATCTGGATCATCGCTTCTGTGGTCGCTGTGGGCTGCAGACCAGCTACCACGCCAAAGACCGCGCACGGGTCTGCGAGCACTGTAACTTCTCTGTATATCCCCGAATTTCACCTTGTGTCATTATGCTGCTGATACGTGGTGACGAGTGCCTGTTGGCCCGCCACGCCCGTCATCGCCACGCGCTGTATACCGCATTAGCCGGCTTTATCGAGCCCGGCGAGAGCGCTGAGCAGGCGGTGGTTCGGGAGGCTGAAGAAGAGGTGGGGTTGGCAGTTGGCCTGGAGCCCGGACAATTGCGCTATGTGGGCAGCCAGCCCTGGCCGTTTCCCGGGCAGCTGATGATCGGCTACCTCGCTGAGGTCACCGGCGGCGAGCTGCGCCCTGACCAGGATGAGATCGCCGAAGCCCGCTGGTTTCATCGGTCGGAAATTCCGCAGGCCATTCCGCCGGTGGAAACGTTGTCGGGTCAACTGATAAGGACGTTTGTGGAGATGCGTTAGCTTGCGGCTTGGATCGCGGGTTATCACCCAGATTAGAGAACAAACATAATGTATATCGCTATTACTTTTACTATTGCGTTTTTTGCCCTGCTGCTTGTTTTTTGGGGCGGCAAGGTATTGTTGCGTGGCAACTGGCTGTTGGGCTTCCTGCGTGGGTCCGTGGGGTTGCTGTTGCTGGGCGGAGCACTACTGATTGTGCTGCTCGCGCTGGATGTCTATAGCTACCGTAATCTCGGGGATGAGCACAGCGTGGGCACCGTCTCGTTCGAGCGCCTTGGGAAGCAGCATTTCCTGGTCAAGTTTTCTGATGAAGATGGAATATCGCAGGAGTTTGAGCTGTACGGTGATCAGTGGCAGCTGGATGCGCGTATGCTGAAATGGAAGGGCGTGCTGGCGCGCTCGGGTATTGAGCCTGCTTATCGTTTGGATCGTTTGAGTGGCCGCTATTTGACTCTGCAAGATGAACGTAATAAGGAGCGCTCCGTACATGCGCTTGATTCGAGCAACCACGGCGTAGACCTGTGGAAGTTTCTGCGTGAAATGGATACTCGTGTTCCGGTGGTAGACGCGGTATATGGCAGTGCCACCTTCCTACCTATGCAAGATGGCGCGGTATATGAAGTGCGTATCAGCCACTCCGGTTTATTGGCGCGTCCGCTGAACCAGCAGGCGCAGTCAGCGTTGAATGAGTGGCAATAGTTAATTTTGTAAGTATTTTTTTGACCACAGTAATTGGGGGTTGAGTGGAATTTCTCAGTGAATACGGATTGTTTTTGGCCAAGGTGGTGACCATCGTGGTCGCACTTTTGGTGGTGATTGGTTTTATCGTGGCCAATCGCGCACATATGAAGGATCGTCAGCCTGGCCATGTTGCAGTGACACGCCTCAACGATCGTTACGAGGATATGAAAGAGACATTGCTGGAAGCGGTAATGTCTGAAGCGGATTACGCTGAGCGCAGGAAACAGCACGAAAAAGACAAAAAGGCCGAAGCAAAGGCGCTGGCGAAAAAACGCAAGGCAGAGTTAAAGGCGGATGCCAAGGCCCGTAAAGAGCACGATAAACACCCTGATACCGAAGCCTCTCGCGAAGCGCCGCTGCCAGAGCAGGCAGAGGCTGACGCCGAAACCGGTGCGGATCCTGTAGAAGGGGAGGTGGTGTCTGCCGGTGAAGCGGATGAACCTGTGGAGCGCAAGCGCTTGTTTGTGGTGCACTTCGACGGCGATATCAAAGCCAGTGCACTGTCTAATTTGCGCGAAGAGATTACGGCAATTTTGCAGGTTGCGAGCAAAGAAGATGAGGTTGTCGTTTGCCTGGAAAGCCCCGGCGGTATGGTGGCGAATTATGGTCTGGCCGCCAGTCAATTGGCGCGTGTACGCAGCGCCAGCGTGAAGCTTACCATTGTGGTCGACAAGGTGGCGGCCAGCGGCGGCTATATGATGGCCTGTGTGGCTGACCGTATTCTTGCTGCACCATTCGCTATGCTTGGGTCGATCGGCGTTGTGGCGCAATTGCCAAACTTCCATCGTTTGTTGCAGCGAAACGATGTGGATTTTGAATTGTTTACCGCAGGTGAGTACAAGCGCACCGTGACTATGTTCGGGGAAAATACCCCAGAAGGGAAAGAAAAATTCCAGAG includes these proteins:
- the gloB gene encoding hydroxyacylglutathione hydrolase, which produces MITIRPIPAFNDNYIWHLQQSDEHWVVDPGDATPVMAALAGKPLNGILLTHHHFDHTGGVAALTAAFNCPVYGPATIEGVTHPLRDGDHFNLLGAPCEVLAVPGHTLDHIALVLTDGETIHLFCGDTLFAGGCGRLFEGTPSQMYQSLSRLAALPGDTRVYCAHEYTLANLEFALAVDANNSRLRDRQQNAEAIRARGEPTLPSNIELERATNPFLRTDDPDIRLQAQAKGLPKNANPVEIFANLRQQKDVF
- the nhaB gene encoding sodium/proton antiporter NhaB encodes the protein MNSLNDTLPTAGGGMARAFTANFLGEAPDWYKLTIALFLILNPILLYATSPFVAGWVLIGEFIFTLAMALKCYPLQPGGLLAIEAVLLGLTSSDAVYHEVKENLQVILLLMFMVAGIYFMKSLLLYVFTKLLVGIRSKTTLSLLFCGVSAVLSAFLDALTVTAVLIAVAVGFYAVYHKTASNRPAHSDHDHSHDDHVVEYHRSDLDQFRAFLRSLIMHGAVGTALGGVCTLVGEPQNLLIAEKAGWDFVQFFQQMAPVTIPAFAAGLTTCFLLEKAKVFGYGAKLPDAVREVLSNFATEQEQKRTQRDVVELWVQGIVAVILVLSLAFHVAEVGIIGLMIIVLLTAFNGVIQEPRIGHAFEEALPFTALLVVFFAIVAVIHQQHLFAPITHFVLSLEPEQQPGTLFLANGVLSMISDNVFVATVYINEVKDALLAGDITREHFDKLAIAINTGTNLPSVATPNGQAAFLFLLTSALAPLIRLSYGRMVVMALPYTLVLTVVALICVVFAI
- the rnhA gene encoding ribonuclease HI → MKQVTIYTDGACRGNPGPGGWGVLLMSGDAEKELCGGESMTTNNRMELMAAIQALQALNQHCRVDLHTDSQYVRQGITGWIHNWKKNGWKTANKKPVKNADLWQELDSAIGEHDVHWHWVKGHAGDPGNERADALANRGIDELGAC
- a CDS encoding LysM peptidoglycan-binding domain-containing protein, which translates into the protein MVYKKFAVALLATAVGACTQIDSAPTPAKTAQIEPADGVDSMPSMDSAISENILNAAEPALANNDIWHRLRQGFTLDRETNRPKVQDYVKYFSSNQGYMARVTERSRRYIFHVAEQLEQENIPLEFALLPIVESAYDPFAYSHAQASGMWQFIPATGRSFGLHQNWWYDGRRDVVESTRAASEYFNYLAAKFDNDWLLVLAAYNAGEGTVRRARERNARAGKGTSFWDLKLPRETRRYVPQLLALAEVVSRPNHYKVPLHDVGNEPYYAAVNVGSQIDLAQAADLAGVEIEELYLLNPGYNRWATDPEGNHRLLVPHEKSTRFVEALDKLPADQRVSWQHYRVANGDSLSVIARRYETTIAAIQQANKLRGSRIRAGQTLLIPSASGPNAQYAYSIDQRVKRRQSSGKGRKTSYTVRPGDTLWGIARSLNVKVRSLASWNNMAPGDTLRPGRKLVAYNAKGTSNSSSNSRTTRKVSYRVRSGDSLYRIAQKFRIDISDIVRWNKISQNSYLQPGQRLTLFVDSANNG
- a CDS encoding cation/multidrug efflux pump, whose product is MYIAITFTIAFFALLLVFWGGKVLLRGNWLLGFLRGSVGLLLLGGALLIVLLALDVYSYRNLGDEHSVGTVSFERLGKQHFLVKFSDEDGISQEFELYGDQWQLDARMLKWKGVLARSGIEPAYRLDRLSGRYLTLQDERNKERSVHALDSSNHGVDLWKFLREMDTRVPVVDAVYGSATFLPMQDGAVYEVRISHSGLLARPLNQQAQSALNEWQ
- the dnaQ gene encoding DNA polymerase III subunit epsilon, coding for MRQIVLDTETTGLDPKSGHRIIEIGCVELINRKLTGRHYHQYINPEREVDDGAIEVHGITNEFLVDKPIFSQVVDEFMTFCDGAELVIHNAPFDVGFIDAELKRLRSPRWQNVAAHCGVLDTLALAREKHPGQKNNLDALCKRYFVDNSQRDLHGALLDAEILADVYLIMTGGQTDLLASNDASGDTDQKQEASALEAGAIRRLSGERASLNVVRANEQELDAHAAFLAMLEKSGGKHFW
- the nudC gene encoding NAD(+) diphosphatase, with the protein product MPDFNPAATVLPHPEFHWHIVVSNGEVLCGERGPLHSILPISLSAGELATHYLGDWAGKPCAVHHLPLRLALPGCEWRGLRALLGAVEESQFLLLGRAMQVASWDLDHRFCGRCGLQTSYHAKDRARVCEHCNFSVYPRISPCVIMLLIRGDECLLARHARHRHALYTALAGFIEPGESAEQAVVREAEEEVGLAVGLEPGQLRYVGSQPWPFPGQLMIGYLAEVTGGELRPDQDEIAEARWFHRSEIPQAIPPVETLSGQLIRTFVEMR
- a CDS encoding class I SAM-dependent methyltransferase, translated to MTRMPENPEKHSLFYRGKAPISPLADSCPALSDWFDSGLGREILTQQLALVQPVVEGMFGYHLMQASVARQVDFAACSRINHRFKLSPCAEGQGAALVEFEQLPLPSESIDVAVLHHLLDFSPQPHQVLREAARVLIPGGHMVLIGFNPFSLLGLARLFGGSSPYQLGNQLRAARIEDWMNLLDLQSGQVERGFFRMPLNHGDLLSKTSWMERVGTRWHLPWGGFYIIVARKEVARMRTIKLNWRGEKKPALSAVPSSPRVAARGRHHKQGRHNK
- the sohB gene encoding protease SohB translates to MEFLSEYGLFLAKVVTIVVALLVVIGFIVANRAHMKDRQPGHVAVTRLNDRYEDMKETLLEAVMSEADYAERRKQHEKDKKAEAKALAKKRKAELKADAKARKEHDKHPDTEASREAPLPEQAEADAETGADPVEGEVVSAGEADEPVERKRLFVVHFDGDIKASALSNLREEITAILQVASKEDEVVVCLESPGGMVANYGLAASQLARVRSASVKLTIVVDKVAASGGYMMACVADRILAAPFAMLGSIGVVAQLPNFHRLLQRNDVDFELFTAGEYKRTVTMFGENTPEGKEKFQSDLEEIHTLFQHFVHEYRPQLDINKVATGEVWFGQKALDLALVDELKTSDEYLTSRAANADLYQVEYKERQNIAKKMGIAAQLGVESAATRLFSRLAAWRHHAQ